Proteins co-encoded in one Chionomys nivalis chromosome 6, mChiNiv1.1, whole genome shotgun sequence genomic window:
- the LOC130876394 gene encoding PRAME family member 12-like: MSIRTPPTLEELSRRALLRNEALAISALRKLPKMHVPALFMEASNSRCTGIVKAMVVAWPFPYLPVGALMDTFDSAIFHAVLDGLDVLLTQVCPTRGELRVLDFRRVPCDFWTIQAGTEDGNCSAETVSEKQAGKPPPRHELSPRIKVRIDLNFRSQLEEEEMYFLQWAQQRKDSLQLCCENMKIVLQSLDNVRMFLSVFELAYIKVLELTINWSWCTLAQLFTYLLEMRNLHTLYLVHRHENMFGVCCLPRLDEKIVQKLASQFSGLSGLQHLYVHGFCFFSEHMKLLLRNLKTPLETFSVTHCQLFPSHLKDFALCPCLHQLKHLDLSGVLLCNVSLLPLSVLLEMGADSLETLELQGCKIKDSQFRELLPALSQCSQLTKVNFYSNDFSMNLLRDLFHHTANMSKMTMEQYPAPQECYDQNYISVHTFSQLCSQLVDTLRAIRQPRRISFATDVCDGCSQSCVYDQETRLCSCLR; encoded by the exons ATGAGCATCAGGACCCCACCCACACTGGAGGAGCTATCAAGGCGGGCTCTGCTGAGAAACGAGGCCTTGGCCATCTCTGCTCTGCGGAAGCTGCCCAAGATGCACGTCCCAGCACTGTTCATGGAGGCGTCCAATAGCAGATGCACTGGGATCGTGAAGGCAATGGTGGTAGCCTGGCCTTTCCCCTACCTCCCTGTGGGGGCCCTGATGGACACCTTTGACTCAGCGATTTTTCATGCAGTGCTGGATGGACTGGATGTCCTGCTGACTCAGGTTTGCCCCAC GAGGGGGGAACTTCGAGTACTCGATTTTCGGAGGGTGCCCTGTGACTTCTGGACCATCCAGGCTGGAACAGAGGATGGGAACTGCTCAGCAGAGACTGTGAGTGAGAAGCAAGCAGGGAAGCCCCCTCCCAGACATGAGCTGAGCCCACGAATCAAGGTGAGAATTGACCTCAACTTCAGGTCCCaattggaggaagaagaaatgtaCTTCTTACAGTGGGCCCAGCAGAGAAAAGACTCCCTCCAGCTCTGCTGTGAGAACATGAAGATTGTGTTGCAGTCCCTAGATAATGTTAGGATGTTTCTGAGTGTTTTTGAACTAGCGTACATCAAGGTGTTGGAACTCACCATAAATTGGAGCTGGTGCACTCTGGCACAATTGTTTACCTACCTCCTGGagatgagaaaccttcacacacttTATCTAGTGCATAGACACGAGAACATGTTTGGGGTTTGCTGTCTACCACGCTTAGATGAAAAGATTGTTCAAAAGTTGGCTTCTCAGTTTTCCGGACTCAGCGGTCTCCAGCATCTTTATGTGCatggcttctgtttcttcagtgaGCACATGAAACTCTTGCTCAG GAACCTGAAGACTCCCTTGGAAACCTTCTCTGTCACTCACTGTCAACTGTTCCCGTCACACTTGAAAGACTTTGCGCTGTGTCCATGCCTTCATCAACTAAAACATCTGGACTTGAGTGGAGTCCTACTGTGCAATGTGTCTCTTCTGCCTCTCAGTGTTCTCCTAGAGATGGGAGCAGACAGTCTTGAGACTCTGGAATTGCAGGGGTGTAAGATAAAGGACTCTCAGTTCCGTGAACTCCTACCTGCCCTCAGCCAATGCTCCCAGCTCACCAAGGTCAATTTCTATAGCAATGACTTCTCCATGAATCTCTTGCGTGACCTTTTCCACCACACAGCCAACATGAGCAAGATGACCATGGAGCAGTACCCTGCCCCTCAGGAGTGCTATGACCAGAATTACATCTCCGTACACACATTTTCTCAACTTTGTTCTCAGCTCGTGGATACGCTCAGGGCCATAAGGCAGCCCAGGAGGATAAGCTTTGCTACAGATGTCTGCGATGGATGTTCTCAAAGCTGTGTGTATGACCAGGAGACCAGACTCTGTTCCTGCTTGCGGTAA